Proteins from a genomic interval of Bradyrhizobium sp. CCGB01:
- the purN gene encoding phosphoribosylglycinamide formyltransferase, with the protein MKRRVAILISGRGSNMSALIRAAAAPDFPAEISLVISNKAGALGLERARASGVNTLVIESKPFGKDRAGFEKVLQAALDQHGIELICLGGFMRLFTAEFTRAWYGRMLNIHPSLLPSFPGLDPHGQALRAGVKLSGATVHFVIPETDAGPIVMQGAVPVSDHDTADTLSERILEVEHRIYPEALRLLATGKVRIEGDVCRTDGSGPSENFLLSPVVR; encoded by the coding sequence ATGAAGCGCCGCGTCGCCATCCTGATCTCCGGCCGCGGTTCCAACATGTCCGCGTTGATCAGGGCTGCGGCTGCGCCGGATTTCCCGGCGGAGATCTCGCTCGTGATCTCGAACAAGGCCGGCGCGCTCGGGCTCGAACGGGCCAGGGCGAGCGGCGTGAACACGCTGGTGATCGAGAGCAAGCCGTTCGGCAAGGACCGCGCCGGCTTCGAAAAGGTGCTGCAGGCGGCGCTCGATCAGCACGGCATCGAGCTGATCTGTCTCGGCGGCTTCATGCGCCTGTTCACGGCGGAATTCACCAGGGCCTGGTACGGGCGGATGCTGAACATCCATCCCTCGCTATTGCCCTCGTTCCCCGGCCTCGACCCGCACGGTCAGGCCTTGCGCGCCGGGGTCAAACTGTCTGGCGCGACGGTGCACTTCGTCATCCCCGAGACCGATGCCGGCCCGATCGTGATGCAGGGCGCGGTTCCCGTCAGCGACCACGACACCGCGGACACGCTCTCGGAGCGCATCCTCGAAGTCGAGCATCGCATCTATCCCGAGGCGCTGCGGCTGCTCGCGACCGGCAAGGTCCGGATCGAGGGCGATGTGTGCAGGACGGACGGCAGCGGACCGTCGGAGAATTTTCTGCTTTCGCCGGTGGTGCGCTGA
- a CDS encoding LysR family transcriptional regulator, which translates to MQQLLHRGAAMMQHREEALDASWDDLKLFLACAKYKSFRNAAEELGLTSTTLMRRIDRLEESIDCKLFLRDQSGLTLSDEGAAMIADVAHMERHAFNVFRRASRSSNDTAGTVRVAVTEGPGNFWILPRLIDFQKTYRKITVDLRCAMEQADVARLESDIAIQLEPPTNPDLIVAKLGRLHIYPFVSREYERLYGVPTSLAELKDHRIIKQSAPQVDDGAYARVLGLKSLEGIVGIKTNSSVGVLYAVERGAGIGFLPTVSIALGAPLIAVDLGVSHHADLWLTYHKEFRNSERHKIVVDWLKKIFDAKTYPCFRDEFIHPNALVPIMTAAREAFGLTGSVAVTPT; encoded by the coding sequence ATGCAGCAGTTATTGCACCGGGGTGCTGCTATGATGCAGCACCGTGAAGAAGCCCTGGACGCGTCCTGGGACGATTTGAAATTGTTTTTAGCGTGCGCAAAATATAAAAGTTTCCGCAACGCCGCGGAAGAACTCGGACTGACCTCCACCACGCTGATGCGCAGGATCGACCGGCTCGAAGAGAGCATCGACTGCAAGCTGTTCCTGCGCGACCAGAGCGGACTGACGCTCAGCGATGAAGGCGCCGCGATGATCGCCGACGTCGCGCATATGGAGCGTCATGCCTTCAACGTCTTCCGGCGTGCGTCGCGATCGTCGAACGACACCGCGGGCACCGTGCGTGTCGCGGTGACGGAAGGCCCCGGCAATTTCTGGATCCTGCCGCGGCTGATCGATTTCCAGAAGACCTATCGCAAGATCACCGTCGATCTGCGCTGCGCGATGGAGCAGGCCGACGTCGCAAGGCTTGAATCCGACATCGCGATCCAGCTCGAGCCGCCGACCAATCCCGACCTGATCGTCGCCAAGCTCGGCCGCCTGCACATCTATCCCTTCGTCTCCAGGGAATACGAGCGCCTCTACGGCGTGCCGACATCCCTGGCCGAGCTGAAGGATCACCGCATCATCAAGCAGAGCGCGCCGCAGGTCGACGATGGCGCCTATGCACGCGTGCTCGGACTGAAATCGCTCGAGGGCATCGTCGGGATCAAGACCAACTCCTCGGTCGGCGTGCTCTATGCGGTGGAGCGCGGCGCCGGCATCGGCTTCCTGCCGACCGTGTCGATCGCACTCGGCGCACCGCTCATTGCCGTCGATCTCGGCGTCAGCCACCACGCCGATCTCTGGCTCACCTATCACAAGGAATTCCGCAACTCCGAGCGCCACAAAATCGTGGTCGACTGGCTGAAGAAGATCTTCGATGCCAAGACCTATCCCTGCTTCCGCGACGAGTTCATCCATCCGAATGCGCTGGTGCCGATCATGACGGCTGCGCGCGAGGCGTTCGGGCTCACGGGTTCTGTCGCGGTGACGCCGACGTGA
- a CDS encoding cold-shock protein, which produces MPQKGTVKWFNPTKGYGFIKPNGSDKDVFVHISAVERAGLSTLNENQVVEYDLVENRGKASAENLKVS; this is translated from the coding sequence ATGCCGCAAAAGGGCACCGTCAAATGGTTCAACCCGACAAAGGGCTATGGGTTCATCAAGCCGAACGGCAGCGATAAGGACGTGTTCGTCCACATCTCCGCCGTCGAGCGTGCGGGACTTTCCACCCTCAATGAAAACCAGGTGGTTGAATACGACCTCGTGGAAAACCGCGGCAAAGCATCCGCGGAAAACCTCAAGGTCTCCTGA
- a CDS encoding autotransporter outer membrane beta-barrel domain-containing protein: MCCTSQLSGTRQTIGLDRVRRVATVAARTIAAKSFAAKSFAVLALALVAMMSATPGFAQSPTPTPTPTPTASPTPVPMPTSTNYDLSAGNSALNLGSNFLERLGNQASGGVNRAFRTNPGGGGASASTEDPRYRTWFEGYAISVRTDAQGDFVGDKRKTFGGVAGFGARVAPGVNLGFSIDQSHTDVDVPLALQSATLDLTQIGFNGSVDKGPWTWAFAVVHGFGKVHSSRDTGAGLATAGYRAAVDGALTEISYYWTKDQMRVVPKGALEYVRATSVAFQESGGLDPLNVGSTALSRARVMIGAEIGRYFIYDQKILDLSAYGKFVDNFYQNLGSVQVSLGTQSIVVPGIGEGRYGMDAGASASLSLTNTARLYINYDGKFRNELTSHQGTVGFEYRW; this comes from the coding sequence ATGTGCTGCACCTCGCAGCTGTCCGGGACACGGCAGACGATCGGGCTGGACCGTGTCCGCCGGGTCGCGACTGTGGCCGCCAGGACCATTGCAGCCAAGTCCTTTGCAGCCAAGTCCTTTGCAGTCTTGGCGCTTGCGCTCGTCGCGATGATGTCGGCGACGCCAGGCTTCGCGCAAAGTCCGACGCCCACACCGACCCCGACGCCTACGGCATCGCCGACCCCGGTCCCGATGCCAACCTCGACCAATTACGACCTATCGGCGGGCAACAGCGCGCTCAATCTCGGCTCGAATTTTCTGGAGCGGCTGGGCAACCAGGCCTCGGGCGGCGTCAACCGCGCGTTCCGCACCAATCCCGGCGGTGGCGGCGCCTCGGCGAGCACGGAAGATCCGCGCTATCGCACCTGGTTCGAGGGCTACGCCATCTCGGTGCGGACCGACGCGCAGGGCGATTTCGTCGGCGACAAGCGCAAGACCTTTGGCGGCGTTGCCGGCTTCGGCGCACGGGTCGCGCCGGGCGTCAATCTCGGCTTCTCCATCGATCAGAGCCACACCGACGTCGACGTGCCGCTGGCGCTGCAGTCGGCGACGCTCGACCTGACGCAAATCGGCTTCAACGGCTCGGTCGACAAGGGACCGTGGACCTGGGCGTTCGCGGTGGTGCACGGTTTCGGCAAGGTCCATTCCAGCCGGGACACCGGCGCCGGTCTTGCGACCGCGGGCTATCGCGCCGCCGTCGACGGCGCGCTGACCGAGATCAGCTATTACTGGACCAAGGACCAGATGCGCGTCGTGCCCAAGGGCGCGCTCGAATATGTGCGCGCCACCAGCGTCGCGTTCCAGGAGTCCGGAGGGCTCGACCCACTGAACGTTGGCTCCACTGCACTCTCACGCGCGCGCGTGATGATCGGCGCGGAGATCGGGCGCTACTTCATCTACGACCAGAAGATTCTGGACCTGTCGGCCTACGGCAAGTTCGTCGACAATTTCTATCAGAACCTGGGATCGGTGCAGGTCAGCCTCGGAACTCAAAGCATCGTCGTGCCCGGCATCGGCGAGGGCCGCTACGGCATGGACGCCGGCGCCTCGGCCTCGCTCAGCCTGACCAACACCGCGCGGCTCTACATCAACTACGACGGCAAGTTCCGTAACGAGCTGACGTCACATCAGGGCACGGTCGGCTTCGAATACCGGTGGTGA
- the purM gene encoding phosphoribosylformylglycinamidine cyclo-ligase, with the protein MTDRKNGLTYADSGVDIDAGNRLVDLIKPMVRATARPGADAEIGGFGGLFDLKAAGFKDPVLVAATDGVGTKVKIAIETGLHGGIGIDLVAMSVNDLVVQGAEPLFFLDYFACGKLDPEATASIVAGVAEGCRESGCALIGGETAEMPGLYKDGDYDLGGFAVGAAERGTLLPRKDIAAGDAVIGLASSGVHSNGFSLVRKIVEQSGLGFEAPAPFAPVMTLGGALLTPTRLYVKSCLRAIRETGAVKGLAHITGGGFTDNIPRVLPNHLGVGIDLARLPVLPVFKWLAAQAGIAELEMLRTFNCGIGMIAIVEPDKVDEVVQVFSDAGETVAQLGTVIPAEGEHRVVYNGHLDLAL; encoded by the coding sequence ATGACCGACCGCAAAAACGGCCTCACCTACGCCGATTCAGGCGTCGATATCGACGCGGGCAACCGCCTGGTCGACCTGATCAAGCCGATGGTGCGCGCCACCGCACGGCCTGGCGCCGACGCCGAGATCGGCGGATTCGGCGGCCTGTTCGACCTCAAGGCGGCCGGTTTCAAGGATCCCGTCCTGGTCGCCGCGACCGACGGCGTCGGCACCAAGGTCAAGATCGCGATCGAGACCGGGCTGCACGGCGGAATCGGCATCGACCTCGTCGCCATGAGCGTCAACGACCTCGTGGTGCAGGGCGCCGAGCCGCTGTTCTTCCTGGACTATTTCGCCTGCGGCAAGCTCGACCCGGAGGCGACCGCCTCGATCGTCGCCGGCGTCGCCGAAGGCTGCCGCGAATCCGGCTGCGCCCTGATCGGGGGCGAGACTGCCGAGATGCCCGGCCTCTACAAGGACGGCGATTACGATCTCGGCGGCTTTGCCGTCGGGGCCGCGGAGCGCGGTACGCTGTTGCCGCGCAAGGACATCGCCGCGGGCGATGCCGTGATCGGGCTGGCCTCGTCGGGCGTGCACTCCAACGGCTTCTCGCTGGTGCGCAAGATCGTCGAGCAGTCCGGCCTGGGCTTCGAGGCGCCGGCGCCGTTCGCGCCCGTCATGACGCTCGGCGGCGCGCTGCTGACGCCGACGCGGCTCTACGTCAAATCCTGCCTGCGTGCGATCCGCGAGACCGGCGCGGTGAAGGGGCTTGCCCACATCACCGGCGGCGGTTTCACCGACAACATCCCGCGCGTGCTGCCGAACCATCTTGGCGTCGGCATCGATCTCGCGCGCCTGCCGGTGCTTCCGGTTTTCAAATGGCTGGCCGCGCAGGCCGGTATCGCCGAGCTCGAAATGCTGCGCACCTTCAACTGCGGCATCGGCATGATCGCGATCGTCGAGCCCGACAAGGTCGACGAGGTCGTGCAGGTCTTCAGCGACGCCGGCGAAACGGTGGCGCAGCTCGGCACCGTGATCCCGGCCGAGGGCGAGCACCGCGTCGTCTATAACGGCCACCTCGATCTGGCGCTGTGA